The nucleotide window ATATAGTAAAAGTCATTCGGCATGTCGAAGATAGACAATTTTCCATAACCCTTCCATAGATTCAACAAATCCAAACAGACTTGTTATAGGGGCACAGATTTCCCCAAAAACTTCCTATACAACACTATTTGCATCCTCTCATAtatcatcattttgaaatcttcaTCTAGTTTGAATCATTGATTCTCCAAAGTTTTGAgcctttcaaaattttctttcaaattgatTGTTTCATTGCCAAAAACCTTTGGGTTCGGATCCCCAGTAACAACACGAGCCCATAACTTCATTGCCTAAGGTGGAACCCCAGGCAGATCAAGGTCCCCTCTCTGTAGGAAGAGTCGTAGCATCTGATGTTGAAACTCCGTCCCCACTCTCCATAGCTAGTGAGGGAGAAAAAAGCCAGAATTCAGAGGAAGACATTTGGGAGAAGAGAGCATAACTCACAGCTTGCTTACAAAGTTGATGAGGAAGAAGCCCTGAAGTTGAGGGTTGTAAGATTGGTTTGGGGCAAAACAATCAATTTAAGGGCATTTTCATACTTTAATCTTTCATATGATCTTATtacattggtgatgtttctcgttaatgtttaaatacatGTAGAGTAATTACCCGCCgatatttattacttattactATCTCCCATCCAAACATGGGTTGGAGTTTGTAGCATTCTTCACTTTATTcttgaagttaaaaaaaatatttattttaacctatttttttaaacaaaactaaaaactgaCAAGCGAGCTAGACTTCTCTCCCCTTGATGACACCCATTTAGACTGATCAACATCGTCGTGCATCATCTAGCTTGTGGATGATGCACTTCCTTATTCCTTTTTGGcagttctttttgttttatttcttgtttttgccTCTTGTCGTACTTCACTTTTGGTGACCTGATTCattatctttgttgtttttctgtTTGTCTGGCTCCTTTTAGTCCTTTTGTATTTGGTTTAACCGTTTTACAATGAATTAGTGGTTCTAAGAGTTGAACCAACAATTGTTCATTAAAAAGGAAAGTGAAGGTGACAAGCAATATCACCATCTTTTAGTTAGCATGCCAAGTAATACAGAcccataataaaattattttattgataatccCTATTCTCAATTATGTATGTTCTTCCAAGCTCCGCTgtcatttttctctttctctccaaTTAACAAGAAATTATCCACTTTTgtaacaaaaaatcaaattaaagtaaaaactgTGCTTAAATTTCAAGAACTAGTTAGTTAGATTACATCTCTCTCCAACTTCTTACGTTCCTGCAAATGGCGTCGATCTCCGGTGCTCCGCCGTCTAGCATCGCCTCCAATCGTCGCCGCACGCGCCTCCCCCATGCTCCCCTCCTCCTTCCCTCATCCCTTCGCTTGGCCCCTCATCGTCCCTTTCGTCGCCTCTCCATCTCGGCACGCTTCCACTCATCCAAAGCCTCCTCTGGCCCCAATGGCTCCCACGAGGACCACTCCTCATCAGGCGAAGAAGAGGAGCTCCATCACGCCCTCCCCCCGCCCCATACCTCGGGCAAGGCCGCTCCGGTGTTCGTCACCCTGCCTATCGACGCCGTTACTCTTGCTGGACAGATGACCCGCCGCAAGGCTATAGGGGCTTCCTTGATGGCCTTGGCTAATGCTGGTGTGGAGGGCATCACGGTGGAGTTCTGGTGGGGAATCGTCGAGAGGGACGGCCCTGGGGTATACGATTGGAGTGCGTACTTGGATCTGGTTACCCTTGCGGAGAGCCGGCGCCTCAAGGTGCGGGCGATCATGGCTTTCCACCAGTGCGGCACTGGCCCCGGGCCTGGCCATCCTTGCTGGTTTGTGCCTTCTTTCGTTTTGAATCCATTTTAATTCTTATGCTCAGGGTTTCTTGCTGGATTACTGCTGTCTGATTCCTTTGATTGCTGCAATAATCAtttgatttcttgattttttcttaattgatagTAATTTATATGGTTAAACCCATCTCTGTGTCTGATCACTGAACTTACTGTAAACTTTAGTTTCACAAATTTAAACgtgggaaaaaataaaattcacagTGATTATTGTTTCCGCACCCAATTTCTATACTGCCTGCTCTAGAGCAAAATGTATCAGTATTCAACTATTTGTCTATTTCTATGCCTTTTGTAAATATCAATTAGGGGCAAGAGATGACTATGCATTCCTATTTGTCCTTAATTGGTGAAAGCTAGCATTTCTAGCCTCTAGATGCCctgaaaaattataataaaggaATATCTAACACTGAGAACCATGATTGTTCCATTTACTCACCACTATCCAAATTTGAGTTGTTTGATAATGCCGACTCCTTGAATTGTGTTgtgaattaattttaattttatcttagtGTATATCTAACTGATCTTTTGCCTAATACATGATTTACATTATGGTTAAGTTAAATATATTATGTGCATTCTAAATTTTGAGTGGTtaggtttctttttttttttttactcttgtaGACATAGCAATGcttttctcattcttgttctcaTATGATTTAATTACAATCTCCAAATTTCCATTTGAAATGCTACTttcttaattcttttatattatgACATGGTTGTCCTTCTGACCTTTTCCTACTTTATAGTAACTTAGTTGTTCCCCTTTTTACATTTACCTCCTTTGTTTGTCTCATCTTATCTTGCTTCTTTGGTTTACGACTTTATCCTTTTTtgacttctttctttcattatcctctctctctctctctctctctctctctctctctctctctctttcttttcattctaaAATTCCTTTCATTTTCTGGTATTAGTTTTTCttatatcaaaatatttggCAAGCTATGCAGTGTGGCAACTAGTTATGGAAGAGGCAGATAACATCATGATCCATAAATCATCTTTCATGcctttttatactattttaatTCTTAACAAccttcaactttttttttttataattttttgaactcttaaaaattaaaaacctttgacttattttttctaattattttctgAACATGGTATATTTTATCATATGGTGGTGTTCTGGGTATATAATAGAAGTAGCAATCTATGGTTTTGTCAAACTTGATTTATTATTTGCTTGATTTCGGGATTTTGACAGTATCTTTGTTTGTTGAATATAGCTTGCTTGGAGGTACTTTATTGGCTTTCTCACACTTGACATTGTGAGCAATTAATTCAATGTATTCTTGTAATACCTTTTCCCAaaactctttcttcttctccatgttCTCCTATAACTATTGGTTAGTCAACTACCTTCATCCCATTTTTCTTgatcttatttttctattttaatttttcttcttttcttgtaatAATTGAGCTAGGCCTTCTCAAAATAAGCAACCAACTATTGACAATaacccctttttttcttttctattttggaCCTAAAGACTTGAGCCCATTGTTTTCTATGTTCCCATTCTGGACACTTGGGGAATGTTTGATTGGTGATTTACTCACTTTTTCCTCCCAAAATCCCTTTAATTCACCCCTCAACcattgttataaaatttaattatttaaataaatatatttttcaattaaaattttaaaatattaatactcATAAATATctattactaattaaaaaagtaaaatttaatttttattagtactAATTAAGTCAAAGTGTGTTTGGTGCACATAAAAATTTTCACCCCAAGCCAATTTTCAAAAAAGATTCCCAAAAATACACATCTTAAttcaccaaccaaacacaatattaGTGTTAGACAacattaattttctaaaaattctaCATAAGAAAGTTTAGAAGGCTTACACTTACATAtttggaatgaaaaaaaatttgttaagtAGCTTACCTATATGTTTACTGgtgtttccttttctttaattgcatgttatattattttgctGTTAATTCCTCTAATAATCCTATTGACagaaaaatttaacataaactAACTCTTTGAATAAAGTGAAGTTAACCCTATTTAGGTTGCAGGAAGATGAACTATTTGCCATGAGTTGCTgtgaatgattattttattctttcccTGCTAGTGCTCATAATCCCCAACTTATGTTTAGATGCTTGCTCTTTAGGCTTGTGCATTGTATATGGGTCTCATCCAATCCTCACAGTGTTTCTGAAGGATCTGGTCTTGTATTCTGTGGAGTTGACTATCACTTATGGCTGTATCACATTCATGACCTCTCTGTACAACGCCATCAATCATTCAGGACTACAAATATTCTTTTTACATATAGATTTTGTCAGGAGAAACTTTTGTGGTATCCTTAGGTTTAGTTTTGTGACCTCAACCTCAAACTCTTGTCCTTCTTCTTTGATGTCAAATATTCAGGTGCATGCGCTTATGCGTTGTTACTTAAACCATTTAAAACCTATGATATCTTCTTGATTATCAatagaattatgattttatttattcctaTCTTGTGCTTCATCACAATCAAGGTTACATCATATTCACTAAATATTGCGAGACATGATAATTGGAGCGTCGAACTCAATTCTTGTTGTAGCtcattgtatttttcttgacagTTCCCTTCATATTGCAAATATTGCCAAACCCTTCGGATCTTCCAATTAGGTTATTGACCATTGTAACTTGCTATAACACTGGCTTGGTTTGAAGCTTTGCTGTATCACTTTTTCTAAACCTTTTTCAGAAACCATTCTTAAAATTTTGCATTTTGCACAAAGCTAGCTAATTCAATTGGTTCAGACAATTGTATTAGAAGGATGTACTCATTGGAAgatgtgaatatttttatttattagctCAAACTTAATGTAATGAATCTTTGTGATTAGGATACTGCACCTAGTTTGGGTAGCATAAAGATAAATTGAACTCTGTGGCCTCCTTGCTTGCTTAACCTTTGTAAGACTAGTGCATTTTGTTCATCACATACAAATTGATGTAGGTGAGATAATTGTTCTCGTGTCTTTTTTATATTGGATATTTTCAATAGGAAAGAAACAGCAACTTCTTGGAGACTTTCAATTTCCATAGATGTTTAGTGGAGCTTTTGAAATCCATAAAAAAGGCCCTCCTTTACTGAACTTACTTATTTTAGGTgtttcaatttaaattaatttgtgaaaTGTATGTTCTTCACCTATGATGGCATCAGTTGCAAAGAATGTGGACTGGGAGATGactgaatgactaaagtaagtAGGCCAAAGAATGGACTGTTtggcaattaaaataatacaggGACTAATCCATAAGAATCGAAATATCAAATGGCTAAATAATTCAAGTACCATATTTTCAAAGCATAAGCATGTAGTGTATTACTGAAGGCATGAGCATTAAATCAGCTAGGCGAAACTTCTGACTCTCATTGTTGATTGCTCATCTATTCTTCATCTATGTCGTTTTCAATAACTTCTTTGATGAGAAATTCGGCTGCTTTGTATTCTCCAAGGCAGCATGCAGATTCTTGAGAGCTATATTATACTGCctcagtttttattttattttatttcatttcatttcatttcattttattttattttatttttaataagttgATCTCACTTGTCAGTTATTCCAGATGACAACTTGAATtggttcctttttttcttttctctagaAAGTACTCTAGAAATATATTTCCTCATCTAGAATGGAAAAATAAGATGAGTAAAAGAGATGATATAAGGAGTTTTTTATCATGTGCATTGAAAGAATTGTGACCCCAGTGAGTAAACTAAAACATAGCTCGTAGGTAGTATCAATAAGAGATCAATGTGAGAAAGGAGATCTGCCAATGCCATAGAgatttttatggtttatttcATTTTCTATCTTATTCTGGCAATATTTAAATCATAGAACATGAGAGAAGTTGATGTAGGCATATTGCTGCCACTTTGTCAGATTTGAAAATGTCAAATTGTGCTACTATATTAGAATAATAACTTCTTggctttatttttcatatttcctTAACTTAGTTTGAACCTTCTATTAGTCTCTGAAGACTGCTTAATCTTGAAAATATGTCATACAATGATAATGCTAAGTAAACATCCTTTGACTGTCATAAAGTTAGAGCACTATGCATGGAGTAATTCCTAGAGtgaattttgatgaaatattaaatatagcAGCTTTACCTTTTGAGAAGTTGGTTCCTTATCTCAAATTTGGAAACAACCTAGGTCTGCAAGGATTTAGGTCTCCATCCTGGTGGatgtcagaaaaaaaaaaaagaagcatattCATCTCCCTTTGCTACTGTTCCAGAATCCAACTTCCATACTGTAAATTATTTCTGATTAATCAAATACCAACGTGATAAATACTGCTTCAAACTTGCCATTTTTTATTCtagaaaattcttaaaaaacCTAAGAATGTGTGTGGAAATTGTTGTGCATCTAACAACGATCTTTTCCAAATTAAAGGATACCTCTTCCACAATGGGTCTGTGAAGAAATGGACAAAGAACCAGATTTGGCATATTCCGACAAGTATGGGAGAAGGAACAAAGAATACATTTCATTGGGTTGTGACATGCTTCCTTTTCTTAGGGGCCGGACACCAATTCAAGCATATTCAGATTTTATGAGAAGCTTCCGAGACACTTTCCGAGACTTTCTTGGAGTTATAATAACAGTAAGTTTATGGCCTATGGTTTGTATGTTGCTTATCCTgttttccattgttttcttaCACCGCCGCTCTTTTGCTTTGAAGGAAATTCAAGTGGGAATGGGTCCGGCTGGTGAACTTCGGTATCCTTCTTGCCCCACTGAGAAACTGATTAGACCAGGCAATGAACCTGAACTTGGAGAGTTCCAGTCTTACGATAAGGTGAAAAATAGGTTGAAACATTCGGTGCTTCAATTTCAGTTCAACTATTACATAGATCAAATAACATTTGTGCTTTTATTCATTAATTGAAGTGAATAAACACATAACTGatatctattttattatgtGTTATTCTGCAGTTTATGCAGGCATCATTAAATGCATCTGCTCGCAAGCTCGGGGTTCATCAGTGGGGACATGGCGGTCCACTTG belongs to Dioscorea cayenensis subsp. rotundata cultivar TDr96_F1 chromosome 17, TDr96_F1_v2_PseudoChromosome.rev07_lg8_w22 25.fasta, whole genome shotgun sequence and includes:
- the LOC120279957 gene encoding beta-amylase 3, chloroplastic-like, which produces MASISGAPPSSIASNRRRTRLPHAPLLLPSSLRLAPHRPFRRLSISARFHSSKASSGPNGSHEDHSSSGEEEELHHALPPPHTSGKAAPVFVTLPIDAVTLAGQMTRRKAIGASLMALANAGVEGITVEFWWGIVERDGPGVYDWSAYLDLVTLAESRRLKVRAIMAFHQCGTGPGPGHPCWIPLPQWVCEEMDKEPDLAYSDKYGRRNKEYISLGCDMLPFLRGRTPIQAYSDFMRSFRDTFRDFLGVIITEIQVGMGPAGELRYPSCPTEKLIRPGNEPELGEFQSYDKFMQASLNASARKLGVHQWGHGGPLGTTDVMHNPERTSFFKSDGSWNSAYGQFFLEWYSGMLLRHGERLCLTANAVFWGTGVKISAKVAAIHWHYGTCSHPSELTAGYYNTLTRDGYLPIAQLFSRYSMALCCTCFDVRDKEIQSESKSSPEGCLRQLVHAARMYNLSLCGENSVTRLDDESLKQVIKSCRLYSTGSNKSSLSFNYVRMNRDLFDPYNWNRFTRFVKQMSDARTFQAAAMLGLSYRPNGRYLSSLAADEVGRVVTCL